The Brachionichthys hirsutus isolate HB-005 chromosome 8, CSIRO-AGI_Bhir_v1, whole genome shotgun sequence genome contains a region encoding:
- the tnni1b gene encoding troponin I type 1b (skeletal, slow) — MLKSLMIAMAKEELEQELEEKEEQKSQYLDEQSPPIHTSGMSIAELQTFCEELRAKIDVADEERYDIEAKVFHNNREIKDLNIKVLDLRGKFKRPNLRRVRVSADAILRSLLGSKHKVSLDLRANLKSVKKEDTEKEKTVEFSDWRKNVEAMSGMEGRKKMFDAAKE; from the exons ATGCTGAAG AGCTTGATGATTGCCATGGccaaagaggagctggagcaggagttgGAAGAAAAAGAGGAGCAGAAGTCACAATACCTGGATGAACAATCACCTCCTATTCACACGAGTGGCATGTCtatagcagagctgcag ACATTCTGTGAGGAGCTCCGTGCCAAAATAGACGTGGCGGACGAGGAACGGTACGACATCGAAGCCAAGGTTTTTCACAATAACAGAGAG ATAAAAGATCTGAACATCAAGGTTCTGGACCTGCGAGGAAAGTTTAAGAGACCCAACCTGAGAAGGGTGAGGGTCTCTGCTGATGCCATCCTGCGTTCACTGCTGGGCTCCAAACACAAGGTGTCTTTGGACCTGCGCGCTAATCTTAAATCAGTCAAGAAGGAGGACACAGAAAAA GAGAAGACAGTGGAGTTCAGTGACTGGAGGAAGAATGTGGAAGCCATGTCAGGCATGGAGGGCCGCAAGAAGATGTTTGACGCTGCGAAGGAGTAG